Genomic DNA from Alosa alosa isolate M-15738 ecotype Scorff River chromosome 6, AALO_Geno_1.1, whole genome shotgun sequence:
GTGAAAGCATAATATGGCATTACCTCCGCTAGAAGACCTTCTGCCCATGAGTCCGACAAACATTTCCCCTTTAttccctgttcacacacacacacacagttaacaaCATAAGAGCCCAAGTAGCTCAAAGTACCTTACTTTAGCCTTTAGAGTGAATACCTACGACTAGGTTAGGTTACTTACTTTTTCGTCCAAGATGCACAGGTTGAGGAACACCTAGTGTGACACAAAGAGAATCGTTATGTTACGCGTTTTCAGCAGCTCCATATAATCATGCGTCAAGTGATTTTGGAATAGGTAAGGTTTGTTTTCAATTTACCAGAACTTCTGCCCATTAGCCCATGGAACTGCTGTGATTTCGACCTTTTCATCAGATCAGCAAAACGAATGGCAATACCGCTATCCGACGGGTCCTGATGAGAAAGTATTCATTTCAGCAAAAAAAGTTAATTCATGGTGACACTGCAGGTGTTTTAAAACGGTCTTCCCCGTCAAACTCGTCAATACGTATACTCATATACTCCTGTGACCAAATCGGATATAGCCAACGCTTATGCTTTTTAGCCAGACACACGAATATTAAGCAATatgaagtagcctaggctattgcaACTCGAACATTAAATCCATATCTCCAGGAGGTAGGAATCAATATTACCTGCCAGTTTTCCACAGACCAGATATCCCGGTCATCTTCCGGAGATCCAAATGACCCGTAGATTTGAGCGTACAGAATGACTGCAAAGATTGCAAATTTGGCTAATTCCATATTCAGCACGATGATTAttctgtataaaaaaaaaaatcagattcaCTGATATATAAAGTAGCCTAATCGTGGCACTAGAATTTTCTGACTAATCTTCAGTTTACAGACCCACTCTGATTCAAAGCTAGGGAGAGCTGGCATTTTTATACAGACCACTAGGACGCCGTCAGACCTCCCCTTGAATCATTAATTGGTTCTCAGCCAGATGGCGAAGTCTGGGCGATGGATTTAAAGATCGTTTTATTTTTAGGTAGCAAAACAACAAATGGCCTATCATGTTCGATTAAATAGTTCCATATGACCCTTTCCCAGCCGCAGTCAATTAATCTGTCATCAAAATGACAACAGGATCAACAACAGGTGGGTGACTTGATTATTGTCACTGCAAAAAGGAAATTGTGGTTCATATTGGAATAATAGGTCTATTTCTTCTTTGTGTCAACATAGCTCATCGACAGATTGCAACACACAGAGCACTACGTGAAGCACTTCCACGTCATGTCATCAGTGTAAATGTAAATCGCATTAATTTAGCAGTCAGCTGGACGACTTTTCTGCTTAACTCCCATGTTGTGTTCTTTTTATTTTCAGTTTTGTGTTCCCGCTGCATTAGGCctataacttgttataaatccatagtaacacatattatcatctaatgttgtgatagactTTTGTATCAACTTGTATGTTCTATTGGATATAACCAGTtttgaacttccatttgctatttatggcctgcaggcctccttgacctgagctcatgcaagtcagaaaggggaagattctattggggaaaggttccagtgtgggctgcatagaagcaaagagggggaatgaaggtgtgcttgtgtatgtgttttaatgtacaggggcacacacacagtccatctgatcaataggtatgtggactcaattttatacactTTATTCTACATTTATACACaaccattttctcacccattctaatggccggtcatttttgaccgggaatacatatgggtgttctaaagttaaataaaacagtcaaattgttatgaaaatgatcaaaactagttttgtgtgttcaggcttatggtagtcagaataagttaacaatatttttgagagaaaataaTTGTCAATTGGTCACATTTGACTGCGAACACGACAGGAGGGTTAAAGCGTCCTTAAGGTTTGAATTACCCAGCAGCATGTTCTGACGTTGTCTCTCCATCCGTTGAGCACAGAGGGTCTGCGACTCACTGGATATGGACACTGATAGATTACATCGGGACAGATTGGAAAACCCTGCTGTGTATACCTCAATCCGTGGGGGTCAGACTCAGAGCTCCAATTTCAGCTGAGGGACAGTTCACTCACTGTCGGTACATTCAAACACTGGCTTCCAGCCAAGCCTGTACATAGTATTTGTTGGCTTTATAAGATGAGCTCTCTTCATCACCAGTCTTAATTgacaacccacccacccaaacaaacacacaatttcAGCTAAAAGGTAATTTGTATGTGCTTCAAATCATAAGTGCCTGAGGAATGATCAAGAATATAAAATGAACCAGTGGAGTGACTACTTCTGACCCATCATCAAATTTCGACTGCATTATATCATAAAAGACTGTAAAAAGACATGCCATCAATCAGGGCTGTCCCTTTTCATTTGCTTTAATGAAGCCCAAAAGGTTCATTTGCAGAAAGTTTTAAGTTGTGTGGCCTTAATCTACTGCATTTATGTATACAAACAATTTAAGCAATTCATTTTCACATACATGGTTTCTAGGACAGGCTACATAAGTGCTAGTTAATTTTTTCTCagttctgcatttttgtttgttatttaaaaGCATTAGTCATGTATTTATCCACTTAATTTAATTAACTGATATATTTTCTTAATTTTGGAACAACTTGTTCAGTTCAACCACATTTTAgtcaaatttacacacacacacacatgtctctctctctctctctctctatctctctctctctctctttcatgtgacacctCAGGAGCTCACACTGAATCCCATCATGCAGTCACCTTCTGGTGCATGCATCTTGTCTGTCAGCCAATATCTCTGAACCGCATCTAATTTTCTGTTTCAAACTGTCAATATCCACAGGAGTAGAGGTTACAGGTGTCAAGAGCATGTGGGATGTCAGGAACAGTAGTCAGAGATAATTAAGCTCTTAAATCTGTAGCTGTCTATCTTGTACATATAGAAGTGAAACCAGCACTGGGCTTCAGAATGTGCAGAAGATTGCTCCACACACAGTAGCTGTTAGGGTG
This window encodes:
- the tac4 gene encoding tachykinin-4, whose protein sequence is MELAKFAIFAVILYAQIYGSFGSPEDDRDIWSVENWQDPSDSGIAIRFADLMKRSKSQQFHGLMGRSSGVPQPVHLGRKRNKGEMFVGLMGRRSSSGELQEGWNKPQTYY